A region of Pyxidicoccus parkwaysis DNA encodes the following proteins:
- a CDS encoding Immediate early protein ICP0 gives MSSFRIPSALTRLLPSLGGGDVPRTPQPKEPVPRPRQGDIFRNPQPTPAGRPPLAGNERTPVKSVEELIPPGLEETAGQEELGTRFGSDAALLAAHLKPSQLSGSERATRLWAFFAAYAEAAAAKPPQEEAKAAFKESMEKHGMAELRDAHTQETGVDRGLWVLDARSPDEARERAASVRLEPPPDVRHSEAASRQDTQPGEQALSLPAGARHSEALRGMHVPVALENREVSQEEDPEDVRKRKTNRRLGKMMLWNVLHRFRSDPEDGAVADANWDRATFGAMLALAAIALIVAALVSL, from the coding sequence ATGTCCTCCTTCCGCATCCCCTCGGCCCTCACGCGCCTCCTCCCCTCGCTGGGCGGAGGAGACGTCCCGCGCACGCCCCAGCCGAAGGAGCCCGTGCCCCGCCCGCGCCAGGGCGACATCTTCCGCAATCCGCAGCCCACGCCGGCGGGCCGTCCCCCGCTGGCCGGCAACGAGCGCACCCCGGTGAAGTCCGTGGAGGAGCTGATTCCCCCCGGCCTGGAGGAGACGGCCGGCCAGGAGGAGCTGGGCACCCGCTTCGGCTCGGACGCGGCCCTGCTCGCCGCGCACCTCAAGCCCTCGCAGCTCTCCGGCTCCGAGCGCGCCACCCGCCTCTGGGCCTTCTTCGCCGCCTACGCCGAGGCCGCCGCCGCGAAGCCTCCTCAGGAGGAAGCCAAGGCCGCCTTCAAGGAGTCCATGGAGAAGCACGGCATGGCGGAGCTGCGCGACGCGCACACCCAGGAGACCGGCGTGGACCGGGGCCTGTGGGTGCTCGACGCCCGCTCCCCGGACGAGGCCCGCGAGCGCGCCGCCAGCGTCCGCCTGGAGCCGCCCCCGGACGTCCGCCACTCCGAGGCCGCCTCCCGTCAGGACACTCAGCCGGGCGAGCAGGCGCTCTCCCTCCCGGCCGGCGCCCGGCACTCGGAGGCCCTGCGAGGCATGCACGTCCCCGTCGCCCTGGAGAACCGGGAGGTCAGCCAGGAGGAGGACCCCGAGGACGTCCGCAAGCGGAAGACGAACCGGCGCCTGGGGAAGATGATGCTGTGGAACGTGCTCCACCGTTTCCGCTCGGACCCGGAGGACGGGGCCGTGGCCGACGCCAACTGGGACCGGGCGACCTTTGGAGCCATGCTCGCCCTGGCCGCCATCGCCCTCATCGTCGCCGCGCTCGTGAGCCTCTAA